The following are encoded in a window of Lichenicola cladoniae genomic DNA:
- a CDS encoding RNA-directed DNA polymerase, with translation MRQQFLNDGIEHLDFHVARKAECQKLSRLILAGDYVPERAQRILVEKSKGLCRQLVIPSVKDAIVLQCLSDALYTEVKGKEPTKCAFFEPKNHKFSIQKSQYGSIPAWLNFQRELFNFSANRNYIVVTDISNYYDSISYTHLRNVISAISGVEECVLDMLIHVLSSLLWQPDYMPRVEIGLPQMNLDAPRLLAHCFLYELDKFLASDPNRDFVRFMDDIDVGVDRISDAKQVLKAMDLVLQTKQVRLNSGKTLILRKDAAAKHFRIFQNSQLDKLTENIALKVASGKQITVEVARIEKAVSSGLAKKSFDHGNGDKVLKRWINLAAKTGAILDTEDLKRVFLNRPSVRENVCSYIMRSDFSISLAKMAAECARSPLLVDDAGRVDLVNYLLEALVPRKGKRHDHIMRVQAACDVQTYFGLYCKMWLQSKYDTTQALLDTIQATQALWASHERMGRLVGSFSPLFADIAEKSSYYTLINQAVNHGVRDVSRFHDALANDPNVFNSMYDSLKATNPSRGTGITHPKFLCLLSALKNKAVPPTQIATLKNNHVLAWKDAYYSDIAKRLSI, from the coding sequence ATGCGACAGCAGTTTTTAAATGACGGAATTGAACACCTCGACTTTCACGTTGCAAGGAAGGCCGAGTGCCAGAAGCTTTCACGTTTGATCTTAGCCGGTGACTATGTTCCAGAACGTGCTCAACGAATACTAGTCGAGAAGAGCAAGGGGCTTTGCCGGCAGCTGGTTATCCCCTCTGTTAAAGATGCCATCGTTTTACAGTGTTTATCTGATGCGCTATACACCGAGGTAAAAGGAAAAGAGCCAACGAAATGCGCTTTCTTTGAGCCCAAGAACCATAAATTCTCAATACAGAAGAGCCAATATGGTTCAATCCCTGCCTGGCTAAATTTTCAACGGGAGTTGTTCAACTTCTCTGCAAATCGGAACTATATAGTCGTCACCGACATATCAAATTACTATGATTCCATCTCTTATACCCACCTTCGAAACGTGATATCGGCGATTTCAGGGGTCGAAGAGTGTGTTTTAGACATGCTTATTCATGTGCTGAGCAGCCTTCTTTGGCAGCCTGATTATATGCCTCGTGTTGAAATCGGACTGCCACAAATGAACCTTGATGCGCCCCGCTTGCTCGCGCACTGTTTTCTTTATGAGCTCGATAAATTTCTAGCCAGCGACCCCAACCGGGATTTCGTTAGATTTATGGATGATATCGACGTGGGTGTCGACAGGATCTCCGACGCCAAACAAGTTCTCAAAGCGATGGACCTAGTTCTACAAACAAAACAGGTTCGGCTAAACAGTGGAAAAACACTGATTCTACGCAAAGATGCTGCCGCAAAACACTTTCGAATATTTCAGAATTCTCAACTTGATAAGCTTACTGAAAACATTGCTTTAAAGGTCGCGAGCGGAAAACAGATCACCGTCGAGGTTGCCCGCATCGAAAAGGCCGTATCGTCCGGACTTGCAAAAAAGTCTTTCGATCATGGCAACGGAGACAAGGTCTTAAAGCGATGGATAAATCTTGCTGCAAAAACAGGAGCAATACTCGATACTGAAGATTTGAAAAGGGTCTTTCTTAACCGCCCCTCAGTAAGAGAAAATGTATGTAGCTACATAATGCGGTCTGACTTCTCTATTTCTTTGGCAAAGATGGCTGCGGAGTGTGCTAGGTCACCGCTACTTGTCGATGATGCCGGACGGGTAGATCTCGTCAACTATCTGCTCGAAGCACTTGTTCCCAGAAAAGGAAAGCGCCATGATCATATCATGCGCGTCCAAGCGGCGTGCGATGTTCAAACATACTTTGGCCTTTACTGTAAGATGTGGCTGCAATCTAAATACGATACGACGCAAGCCCTGCTAGATACGATACAAGCCACTCAGGCTTTATGGGCTTCTCATGAGCGCATGGGCAGGCTCGTAGGGTCATTCTCACCCCTGTTTGCAGATATCGCGGAGAAATCTAGCTATTACACACTTATAAATCAGGCTGTAAATCATGGGGTAAGGGACGTTAGCAGATTTCATGATGCATTGGCCAACGACCCAAACGTCTTTAACTCCATGTATGACAGCCTGAAAGCGACCAATCCCTCACGTGGAACCGGCATTACTCATCCGAAATTTTTGTGTCTTCTTTCAGCTCTCAAAAATAAAGCGGTTCCTCCCACGCAGATTGCAACGTTGAAGAACAATCACGTGCTAGCTTGGAAAGATGCTTATTATTCAGATATTGCGAAGCGGCTTAGCATCTAA
- a CDS encoding IS630 family transposase, translated as MKRDGRTFDHGTLEAIRLMAVERVRDGERPSSVVASYGFCRTTIYKWLRAASTPELGDEALHSTKSLGPPRSLTPSQEQQVFLWVNGKDPRQYGLDFGLWTRSMISALIEEKFGIKIGLTAVGTLLARLELTPQKPLQRAYQRDPEAIQTWQRDTFPSIASRAKSEGGEIYFWDESGFRADTVHGKTWGKKGQTPVVERPGQRQSISAASAVNARGAFWYCTYQGGLNAELFIVLLKMMMRNRRKPVHLVVDGLPAHKTKLVNAYIQSTNGMLTLHFLPGYAPDLNPDELVWSHIKRTGVARTPLRKGDSLGEKIEGQLAKLKRMPKLVRSFFRVASVAYITDC; from the coding sequence ATGAAGAGAGATGGCCGAACTTTTGATCATGGGACGCTGGAAGCCATACGGCTGATGGCAGTTGAACGCGTTCGCGACGGTGAACGGCCGTCCTCTGTCGTAGCGTCGTATGGCTTCTGCCGGACCACGATCTACAAATGGCTCAGAGCAGCGTCAACGCCTGAACTGGGAGATGAGGCGCTGCATTCGACAAAGTCTCTGGGCCCGCCGCGCAGTCTGACGCCAAGTCAGGAGCAGCAGGTGTTCCTTTGGGTCAATGGGAAAGATCCTCGTCAGTATGGTCTGGATTTCGGTCTTTGGACGCGCTCCATGATCTCCGCTTTGATCGAGGAGAAGTTCGGCATCAAAATTGGCTTGACGGCAGTCGGCACCCTACTGGCGAGGCTGGAGCTCACGCCGCAGAAGCCGTTGCAGAGGGCTTATCAACGCGACCCTGAAGCCATCCAGACGTGGCAGCGTGATACGTTTCCTTCTATTGCCAGTAGAGCAAAAAGCGAGGGCGGCGAGATCTACTTCTGGGACGAATCGGGGTTCCGTGCCGATACGGTGCATGGGAAGACCTGGGGCAAGAAGGGACAAACACCGGTTGTCGAGCGCCCGGGTCAACGGCAGTCGATCAGCGCGGCATCAGCCGTCAACGCTCGCGGTGCGTTCTGGTATTGCACCTACCAGGGCGGCCTCAACGCGGAGCTGTTTATCGTCCTACTGAAGATGATGATGCGTAACCGCCGCAAGCCTGTTCATCTCGTAGTCGATGGTCTTCCAGCCCACAAGACAAAGCTCGTGAACGCCTACATCCAATCAACCAACGGGATGCTGACGCTTCACTTTCTTCCCGGCTACGCTCCCGATCTTAACCCGGACGAGCTCGTGTGGAGCCACATCAAGCGTACCGGTGTAGCCAGAACACCATTGCGGAAGGGCGATAGCTTGGGCGAGAAGATCGAGGGTCAGCTTGCCAAACTCAAACGTATGCCCAAGCTGGTGCGCTCATTCTTCAGAGTGGCAAGTGTAGCTTATATCACCGACTGCTGA
- a CDS encoding formate/nitrite transporter family protein: protein MSQSEDDQAEPSGHALSDASSLSAVSEPERKIIEAHSRPNAALIHETIRAEGESELSRPVTALLLSGLAAGLAMGFSLIAEGVLRAHLPDAPWRDLVAKFGYTIGFLIVVLGRQQLFTENTLTPVLPLLYNRDLRTLGLVVRLWALVLAANLAGTWAISAVLAGTSLFPPEVKEAFLAISRHVVEGSFWITTMRGIFAGWLIALMVWLIPGAGQSRSAVIVLLTWLVTVAGFAHIVVGSVDASFLVLSDQASITDYLWRFFTPTLLGNVVGGVALVAALNSGQVASAVQD, encoded by the coding sequence ATGAGCCAGTCTGAGGACGACCAAGCAGAGCCCAGTGGGCACGCGCTCAGCGACGCATCAAGCCTGTCGGCGGTGTCCGAGCCCGAGCGGAAGATCATCGAAGCGCATAGCCGCCCGAACGCGGCTCTCATCCATGAGACGATCCGCGCGGAGGGCGAAAGCGAACTCAGCCGGCCGGTCACGGCGCTCCTGCTGTCCGGACTCGCAGCCGGGCTTGCGATGGGGTTCTCCCTGATCGCCGAGGGGGTGCTTCGAGCACACCTGCCCGATGCGCCCTGGCGGGACCTCGTAGCCAAGTTCGGTTATACGATCGGCTTCCTGATCGTCGTACTCGGACGCCAGCAACTCTTCACCGAGAATACGCTGACCCCGGTGCTGCCGCTCCTTTACAATCGCGACCTACGCACCCTCGGCTTGGTCGTGCGCCTCTGGGCGCTCGTTCTCGCCGCCAACCTCGCCGGCACCTGGGCTATTTCGGCCGTCCTCGCAGGGACAAGCCTTTTCCCGCCGGAGGTCAAGGAAGCGTTCCTGGCGATCAGCCGGCACGTCGTCGAAGGGTCGTTCTGGATTACGACCATGAGGGGGATTTTCGCGGGCTGGCTGATCGCGCTGATGGTGTGGCTGATACCCGGGGCAGGGCAATCCCGGTCCGCGGTGATCGTGCTGCTCACCTGGCTGGTCACCGTGGCAGGGTTCGCGCACATCGTTGTCGGCTCGGTGGATGCAAGCTTCCTCGTTCTCTCGGACCAAGCTAGCATCACCGATTATTTGTGGCGCTTCTTCACCCCTACCTTGCTCGGAAACGTCGTAGGCGGCGTGGCCCTGGTCGCCGCGCTCAACTCCGGACAGGTCGCGAGCGCGGTGCAGGATTGA